In Penicillium oxalicum strain HP7-1 chromosome I, whole genome shotgun sequence, a single window of DNA contains:
- a CDS encoding Golgi apparatus membrane protein tvp38 — MPADYESTARALSLPTSPPEPLMDSPEGRRGTADLESIRQTRLVGTVVGEPAAGFRERTMERGRMLWRLANERYNQLTLLQKIGLYAASFAALALGVGIIHLTNKLFTWLGPVAEQWQKSWLVAFIIWISTFFISFPPLVGWSTLGTVAGYIYGWWKGWLIFSTATVVGSTASFYVSRTVLSKFVKRMMERDKRFAALALTLKYDGLKLLCMIRLCPLPYSFCNGAVSTFPTVQPLMYGLATAIISPKLLVPAFIGSRLRLFSDKSEQMSAGSKAINIISIIVTVCIGVFTVYYIYNRTLARAKELEDQEREEIRQSLQADHAAHRAHRRFSDDDNVNAAAKVLAEDEETRIGFGDLDNDNVDLDLDDDSDSKPSRSRSKRPGRNSYHDDFTDNDSDDYPDGGHETYGLHRHIPS; from the exons ATGCCTGCGGACTACGAATCCACGGCACGGGCATTGTCCCTGCCGACATCGCCACCAGAGCCGCTGATGGACTCCCCCgaaggacgacgaggaacaGCCGATCTGGAGTCGATCAGGCAGACGCGACTCGTCGGCACGGTGGTCGGTGAACCGGCGGCTGGGTTTCGCGAGCGAACGatggagaggggaagaatgCTATGGCGGTTAGCCAACGAACGATACAATCAGTTGACGCTTCTCCAGAAGATTGGACTATACGCGGCTTCATTTGCCGCTCTCGCTTTAGGGGTTGGCATCATACACTTAACGAACAAATTGTTCACTTGGCTGGGCCCGGTTGCAGAGCAATGGCAGAAGTCCTGGTTGGTCGCATTTATCATTTGGATAAgcaccttcttcatctcatTCCCACCATTAGTGGGCTGGTCGACTTTGGGAACGGTGGCGGGATACATCTATGGGTGGTGGAAAGG ATGGCTCATCTTCAGTACCGCGACTGTCGTCGGATCGACTGCCTCATTTTACGTGTCGCGCACCGTACTCTCCAAATTTGTCAAACGCATGATGGAACGTGACAAGCGGTTCGCGGCACTGGCCTTGACCCTCAAATACGACGGCTTGAAGCTCCTCTGCATGATTCGTCTATGCCCCCTACCATACTCATTCTGCAATGGAGCAGTCTCAACATTCCCGACTGTACAGCCGTTGATGTACGGGCTGGCGACGGCAATCATCAGCCCCAAGCTCTTGGTCCCTGCGTTCATCGGAAGCCGTCTGAGGCTGTTTTCCGACAAGAGCGAGCAAATGAGTGCCGGGTCGAAGGCCATCAACATCATCAGCATCATTGTGACTGTTTGCATTGGAGTTTTTACGGTTTATTACATCTACAACCG AACACTGGCTCGTGCCAAAGAACTAGAGGACCAAGAACGTGAAGAAATTCGCCAGTCCCTTCAAGCCGATCATGCGGCTCATCGGGCCCATCGCAGATTCTCCGACGACGACAATGTGAATGCGGCTGCAAAGGTGTTggccgaggacgaagaaACACGCATTGGCTTTGGCGACTTGGACAATGACAATGTGGATTTGGATCTGGACGATGACAGTGACAGCAAGCCCTCGCGTTCACGGAGCAAGAGGCCAGGCCGGAATTCATACCACGATGACTTCACGGATAACGACTCGGACGATTATCCTGACGGAGGACATGAGACGTATGGACTCCATAGGCATATCCCATCATGA
- a CDS encoding Thioredoxin reductase, with the protein MVHTNVVIIGSGPGAHTAAIYLSRAELEPVLYEGMLANGTAAGGQLTTTTDVENFPGFPDGIGGSELMDKMRAQSERFGTKIITETISKLDLSQRPFKMWTEWNDGPDSEPAHTADAVIIATGANARRLNLPGEEKYWQNGISACAVCDGAVPIFRNKPLYVIGGGDSAAEEAMFLAKYGSHVTVLVRRDKLRASKVMADRLLKHPKCTVRFNTVATEVLGEDKPNGLMTHLRVKSTTDDKEEVVEANGLFYAVGHDPANALVKGQLKLDEDGYIVTQPGTSLTSIEGVFACGDVQDKRYRQAITSAGSGCVAALEAEKYLADLDVSHQEVNGAKAAPVL; encoded by the exons ATGGTGCACACAAACGTCGTTA TCATCGGCTCCGGCCCTGGCGCCCACACGGCTGCCATCTATCTTTCTCGCGCCGAGCTCGAGCCTGTTCTCTATGAGGGTATGCTCGCCAACGGCACTGCCGCCGGTGGCCAattgaccaccaccactgacGTCGAGAACTTCCCCGGTTTCCCCGACGGTATCGGCGGTTCCGAGTTGATGGACAAGATGCGCGCCCAATCCGAGCGTTTCGGTACCAAAATCATCACTGAGACCATTTCCAAGCTGGATCTGTCTCAGCGACCTTTCAAGATGTGGACTGAGTGGAACGACGGTCCCGACAGTGAGCCTGCACACACTGCCGACGCCGTGATCATCGCCACTGGCGCCAACGCCCGTCGCTTGAACTTGCCTGGCGAGGAGAAGTACTGGCAGAACGGCATCAGCGCGTGTGCTGTCTGTGACGGCGCTGTGCCCATCTTCCGCAACAAGCCTCTTTACGTgattggtggtggtgattccgctgccgaggaggccatgTTCCTGGCTAAGTACGGTAGCCACGTTACCGTCCTTGTCCGCCGTGACAAGCTGCGCGCTTCCAAAGTCATGGCCGACCGCCTGCTCAAGCACCCCAAGTGCACAGTCCGCTTCAACACTGTTGCCACCGAGGTCCTCGGTGAAGATAAGCCCAACGGCCTCATGACCCACCTGCGTGTGAAGAGCACCACTGACGACAAGGAGGAGGTTGTCGAGGCCAACGGTCTCTTCTACGCTGTCGGACATGACCCCGCGAACGCTCTGGTCAAGGGTCAGCTTAAGCTCGATGAGGATGGCTACATCGTCACCCAGCCCGGTACCAGCCTCACCAGCATCGAAGGTGTCTTCGCTTGCGGCGATGTTCAGGACAAGCGCTATCGCCAGGCTATCACCAGTGCTG GCTCTGGCTGCGTTGCCGCTCTTGAGGCTGAGAAGTACCTTGCCGACCTTGACGTTTCTCATCAGGAAGTCAACGGCGCCAAGGCTGCTCCCGTTCTCTAA